One window of the Natrinema sp. CBA1119 genome contains the following:
- a CDS encoding MarR family transcriptional regulator has protein sequence MESQKHRPTARIDPVPDDLESAQAKLVYIYLEAADGATVEELGEILAMKKIDILSVLNSLSSADYVTQTGATYVVAN, from the coding sequence ATGGAATCACAGAAACACCGACCGACAGCGCGGATCGATCCGGTTCCCGACGACCTCGAGTCGGCCCAGGCGAAACTCGTGTACATCTATCTCGAAGCGGCCGACGGCGCGACGGTCGAAGAACTGGGAGAGATACTGGCGATGAAGAAGATCGACATTCTGAGCGTGCTGAACTCGCTTTCGAGTGCCGACTACGTCACCCAGACGGGCGCGACGTACGTCGTCGCGAACTGA